The Apodemus sylvaticus chromosome 17, mApoSyl1.1, whole genome shotgun sequence genome contains a region encoding:
- the Scrib gene encoding protein scribble homolog isoform X7 has translation MLKCIPLWRCNRHVESVDKRHCSLQVVPEEIYRYSRSLEELLLDANQLRELPKPFFRLLNLRKLGLSDNEIQRLPPEVANFMQLVELDVSRNDIPEIPESIKFCKALEIADFSGNPLSRLPDGFTQLRSLAHLALNDVSLQALPGDVGSLANLVTLELRENLLKSLPASLSFLVKLEQLDLGGNDLEVLPDTLGALPNLRELWLDRNQLSALPPELGNLRRLVCLDVSENRLEELPVELGGLALLTDLLLSQNLLQRLPEGIGQLKQLSILKVDQNRLCEVTEAIGDCENLSELILTENLLTALPRSLGKLTKLTNLNVDRNHLEVLPPEIGGCVALSVLSLRDNRLAALPPELAHTAELHVLDVAGNRLRSLPFALTHLNLKALWLAENQAQPMLRFQTEDDAQTGEKVLTCYLLPQQPLPSLEEAGQQSSPSESCSDAPLSRVSVIQFEDTLEGEEDAEEAAAEKRGLQRRATPHPSELKVMKRGIEERRNEAFVCKPDPSPPSPSEEEKRLSAESALSGGSDPSASTASEGEPEILSAEGQGLGQHEAMPGQEEYTEDYNEPTVHFAEDTLTSREDGGSEEGQPESAWPPPSGRQRLIRKDTPHYKKHFKISKLPQPEAVVALLQGVQTDREGPTAGWHNGPHTPWAPRAHEEEEEDEENRDEEEGEATTEEDDKEEAVASAPSVKGVSFDQANNLLIEPARIEEEELTLTIVRQTGGLGISIAGGKGSTPYKGDDEGIFISRVSEEGPAARAGVRVGDKLLEVNGVALQDAEHHEAVEALRGAGTAVQMRVWRERMVEPENAVTITPLRPEDDYSPREWRGGGLRLPLLQPEPPTPIRQRHAACLVRSEKGLGFSIAGGKGSTPYRAGDAGIFISRIAEGGAAHRAGTLQVGDRVLSINGVDMTEARHDHAVSLLTAASPTISLLLERETGGTYPPSPPPHSSPTPTATVAATMTTAIPGEPLLPRLSPSLLASALEGPYPVEEICLPRAGGPLGLSIVGGSDHSSHPFGVQDPGVFISKVLPRGLAARCGLRVGDRILAVNGQDVREATHQEAVSALLRPCLELCLLVRRDPPPPGMRELCIQKAPGEKLGISIRGGAKGHAGNPCDPTDEGIFISKVSPTGAAGRDGRLRVGLRLLEVNQQSLLGLTHAEAVQLLRSVGDTLTVLVCDGFDTSTSTALEVSPGVIANPFAAGLGHRNSLESISSIDRELSPEGPGKEKELANQTLPWEPESAEATGRNLEPLKLDYRVLAAVPSAGSLHRGPSATTGGKMTEAPCSPGSQQTKPGVIQPLAQAWPRDSPSPRGRGGPCSPPSPDELPANVKQAYRAFAAVPTVHPPESSAAQPPTPGPAASPEQLSFRERQKYFELEVRVPQAEGPPKRVSLVGADDLRKMQEEEARKLQQKRAQMLREEAVTSGPGMGLASDRESPDDQQEAEQPWAVPSHAGSPSPASPPPLGASAPVRTAKAERRHQERLRMQSPELPAPERALSPAERRALEAEKRALWRAARMKSLEQDALRAQMVLSKSQEGRGKRGPLERLAESPSPAPTPSPTPLEDFGLQTSASPGRLPLSGKKFDYRAFAALPSSRPVYDIQSPDFVEELRTLEPSPSPGPQEEDGEVALVLLGRPSPDAMGPEDMTLCSSRRAVRPGRRGLGPVPS, from the exons ATGCTGAAGTGCATCCCGCTCTGGCGTTGTAACCGGCACGTGGAGTCGGTGGATAAGCGGCATTGCTCGCTGCAGGTTGTGCCAGAGGAGATTTACCGCTACAGTCGTAGCCTCGAGGAACTGCTCCTCGACGCCAACCAGCTGCGCGAGCTACCTAAG CCCTTCTTCCGGCTTTTGAATTTGCGAAAGCTGGGCCTCAGCGACAACGAGATCCAGCGGCTGCCTCCTGAAGTGGCTAACTTCATGCAACTGGTGGAGCTGGATGTGTCCCGGAATG acattcccGAGATCCCTGAGAGCATAAAGTTCTGCAAGGCCCTGGAGATTGCGGACTTCAGTGGGAACCCCCTATCCAG GCTTCCGGATGGCTTCACACAGCTGCGCAGCCTGGCTCACCTGGCCCTGAATGACGTGTCCCTGCAggcactgcctggagatgtggGCAG CCTGGCCAATTTGGTGACCCTGGAACTCCGGGAGAACTTGCTTAAATCTCTCCCTGC GTCCCTGTCTTTCCTGGTGAAGCTAGAACAGCTGGATCTGGGAGGCAATGATCTGGAAGTGCTG CCTGACACTCTGGGAGCTCTGCCTAACCTTCGAGAGCTGTGGCTAGACCGGAACCAACTGTCGGCGCTGCCCCCG GAGCTAGGCAATCTGCGGCGGCTGGTCTGCCTGGATGTGTCAGAGAACAGGCTGGAGGAGCTACCTGTGGAGTTGGGTGGGCTGGCACTGCTCACAGATCTGCTGCTTTCCCAGAACCTGCTTCAGCGGCTGCCAGAGGGCATCG GTCAGCTGAAGCAGCTGTCTATCCTGAAGGTGGACCAGAACCGGCTCTGTGAAGTCACCGAGGCCATAGGGGACTGTGAGAACCTCTCGGAACTGATCCTCACAGAGAACCTGTTAACG GCTTTACCCCGCTCCCTGGGCAAGCTGACCAAACTGACTAACCTCAATGTGGACCGGAATCATCTCGAGGTGCTGCCACCTGAAATCGGAGGCTGTGTGGCCCTTAGTGTCCTGTCTCTGAGAGACAACCGCCTGGCTGCCCTTCCTCCTGAGCTTGCCCATACAGCTGAGCTGCATGTGCTTGACGTAGCCGGGAACCG GCTGCGGAGTCTGCCGTTTGCGCTCACCCACCTCAACCTCAAGGCACTGTGGCTGGCTGAGAACCAGGCACAACCCATGCTCCGCTTCCAGACTGAGGATGATGCCCAGACTGGTGAAAAGGTGCTTACCTGCTACCTGCTGCCCCAGCAGCCCTTGCCAAGTCTCG AAGAGGCTGGACAGCAGAGCAGTCCCTCCGAGAGCTGTAGTGATGCCCCTCTAAGCCGTGTCAGTGTCATCCAGTTCGAGGACACCCTTGAAGGTGAAGAGGATGCTGAGGAGGCTGCAGCTGAGAAGCGG GGCCTACAGCGTCGGGCCACCCCTCATCCCAGTGAGCTCAAGGTGATGAAGAGGGGCATCGAAGAGCGCCGCAACGAGGCCTTTGTCTGCAAGCCCGACCCCAGCCCACCCTCACCTTCGGAGGAG GAGAAGAGGCTGAGTGCAGAGTCTGCCTTGAGTGGAGGCTCTGACCCATCAGCAAGCACAGCCTCCGAAGGAGAGCCTGAGATCCTCTCGGCTGAGGGACAAGGACTAGGCCAGCACGAGGCCATGCCTGGACAGGAGGAATACACAGAGGACTATAATGAG CCCACAGTGCACTTTGCAGAGGACACACTGACCTCTAGGGAAGACGGTGGAAGTGAAGAGGGGCAGCCTGAGTCCGCCTGGCCGCCACCCAGTGGACGCCAGAGGCTCATCCGCAAAGACACACCCCACTATAAGAAGCACTTCAAGATCTCCAAGCTCCCGCAGCCTGAAGCTGTTGTGGCCCTGCTACAAGGGGtgcagacagacagggagggcCCCACCGCAGGTTGGCACAATGGCCCACACACACCTTGGGCTCCTCGAGcccatgaggaggaggaagaggacgaggagaACAGGGATGAGGAAGAAGGCGAGGCCACCACAGAAGAAGATGACAAAGAAGAGGCTGTGGCTTCTGCTCCCTCTGTCAAG GGGGTGTCGTTTGACCAGGCCAATAACCTGCTGATAGAGCCTGCTCGCATTGAGGAGGAAGAG TTAACACTCACGATCGTGCGGCAGACAGGGGGCCTGGGCATCAGTATCGCAGGGGGAAAAGGCTCCACCCCCTACAAAGGAGACGATGAG ggcattttcatCTCTCGGGTGTCTGAAGAGGGTCCTGCAGCCCGTGCTGGAGTGCGAGTTGGTGACAAACTTCTCGAG GTGAACGGTGTGGCCTTGCAGGATGCAGAGCACCATGAGGCTGTGGAAGCACTTCGGGGAGCAGGCACTGCTGTGCAGATGCGTGTGTGGAGGGAGAGGATGGTGGAGCCCGAGAACGCTGTCACCATCACCCCACTACGCCCTGAGGATGACTACAGTCCCCGGGAGTGGCGGGGAGGTGGCCTGCGCCTGCCCCTGCTCCAGCCCGAGCCCCCCACACCTATCCGTCAGCGCCACGCCGCCTGTCTTGTGCGCAGTGAAAAGGGCCTAGGCTTCAGCATCGCCGGGGGAAAGGGCTCCACGCCTTACCGGGCTGGTGATGCG GGCATCTTTATATCTCGCATTGCAGAGGGAGGGGCTGCCCACCGGGCAGGCACTCTACAAGTTGGCGACCGTGTCCTCTCG ATCAATGGAGTGGACATGACTGAGGCAAGGCACGATCATGCTGTCTCCCTGCTGACTGCTGCTTCCCCTACCATTTCCCTGCTCCTGGAGCGGGAGACTGGAGGGACTTACCCACCTAGCCCCCCGCCACATTCCTCCCCAACCCCTACCGCAACTGTTGCTGCTACCATGACCACTGCCATCCCCGGGGAACCTCTGCTGCCTAGGCTATCCCCTAGCCTCTTGGCCTCTGCCTTGGAAGGACCATACCCTGTGGAG GAAATCTGCCTGCCCAGGGCTGGTGGTCCACTGGGGCTTAGCATTGTAGGCGGCTCTGATCACTCCAGCCACCCATTTGGTGTCCAGGATCCTGGTGTATTCATCTCCAAG GTGCTTCCTCGGGGCCTAGCTGCTCGCTGTGGCCTTCGGGTTGGGGACCGCATCCTAGCAGTGAATGGGCAGGATGTTCGGGAGGCCACACATCAAGAGGCAGTTAGTGCCCTGCTCAGGCCCTGCCTGGAGCTATGTCTGCTTGTGCGGAGGGATCCTCCACCCCCAGGCATGCGGGAACTCTGCATCCAGAAGGCCCCTGGGGAGAAGCTGGGTATCAGTATCCGAGGAGGTGCCAAGGGTCACGCTGGGAACCCCTGTGACCCTACAGATGAGGGCATCTTTATCTCCAAG GTGAGCCCTACGGGAGCTGCCGGGCGTGATGGGCGGCTGCGTGTGGGGCTGCGGCTGCTTGAGGTGAACCAACAGAGCCTGCTGGGCCTTACACATGCTGAGGCAGTGCAGCTGCTGCGCAGCGTGGGTGATACCCTCACCGTGCTTGTCTGCGATGGCTTTGACACCAGCACCAGCACAGCCCTGGAG GTGTCCCCAGGTGTCATTGCCAACCCATTTGCAGCAGGCCTTGGCCACAGGAACAGTCTGGAAAGCATTTCATCCATTGACCGGGAACTGAGTCCTGAAGGCCCAGGCAAG GAGAAAGAGTTGGCCAATCAAACCCTTCCCTGGGAGCCTGAGTCTGCAGAGGCCACG GGTCGGAATCTAGAGCCCCTAAAGCTGGACTACCGTGTCCTGGCTGCCGTGCCCAGTGCTGGGAGTTTACACAGA GGACCATCTGCGACCACTGGAGGAAAGATGACCGAGGCCCCCTGTTCCCCTGGCAGTCAGCAA ACAAAACCAGGGGTGATCCAGCCATTGGCTCAGGCCTGGCCAAGGGACTCCCCGTCCCCCAGGGGCAGAGGTGGTCCCTGTTCT CCGCCCTCCCCTGATGAGCTGCCAGCCAATGTGAAGCAGGCGTATAGGGCCTTCGCAGCTGTGCCCACCGTGCATCCTCCTGAGAGCAGTGCTGCCCAG CCGCCCACACCTGGTCCCGCAGCCTCCCCAGAGCAGCTGTCCTTCCGTGAACGACAAAAGTACTTCGAGCTGGAGGTGCGGGTGCCTCAAGCAGAGGGTCCCCCAAAGCGTGTGTCCCTGGTGGGCGCTGATGACCTGCGGAagatgcaggaggaggaag CTCGCAAGCTgcagcagaagagggcacagaTGCTTCGGGAAGAAGCAGTAACCTCAGGGCCTGGCATGGGGCTCGCCTCAGACAGGGAGTCCCCAGACGATCAGCAGGAGGCTGAGCAGCCCTGGGCTGTGCCAAGCCATGCAGGAAG CCCTAGCCCGGcatcacccccacccctgggAGCCAGCGCCCCTGTGAGGACAGCCAAAGCTGAGCGACGCCACCAGGAACGGTTGCGCATGCAGAGCCCTGAGCTTCCTGCCCCTGAGCGGGCCCTGTCTCCTGCAGAGCGAagggctctggaggcagagaagcGAGCCCTGTGGAGGGCAGCCAG AATGAAGTCTCTGGAGCAGGATGCCCTCCGTGCACAGATGGTCCTCAGCAAGTCCCAGGAAGGCCGCGGCAAGAGAGGACCCTTGGAGCGGCTGGCTGAGTCCCCTTCACCtgcacccaccccatcccccaccccattaGAAG ACTTCGGCCTCCAGACCAGTGCCTCCCCTGGACGCTTG CCTTTGTCTGGAAAGAAGTTTGACTACAGGGCCTTCGCAGCCCTGCCCTCTTCCAGACCTGTGTATGACATTCAG TCACCAGATTTCGTGGAGGAGCTGAGGACTTTGGAACCATCTCCCAGTCCTG GCCCacaggaagaagatggagaagtgGCCCTGGTGCTCCTTGGCAGGCCCTCACCTGATGCCATGGGCCCTGAAGATATGACGCTGTGCAGTAGCCGTCGGGCTGTGCGGCCTGGACGCCGGGGCCTGGGCCCTGTGCCCTCCTAG
- the Scrib gene encoding protein scribble homolog isoform X8, with the protein MLKCIPLWRCNRHVESVDKRHCSLQVVPEEIYRYSRSLEELLLDANQLRELPKPFFRLLNLRKLGLSDNEIQRLPPEVANFMQLVELDVSRNDIPEIPESIKFCKALEIADFSGNPLSRLPDGFTQLRSLAHLALNDVSLQALPGDVGSLANLVTLELRENLLKSLPASLSFLVKLEQLDLGGNDLEVLPDTLGALPNLRELWLDRNQLSALPPELGNLRRLVCLDVSENRLEELPVELGGLALLTDLLLSQNLLQRLPEGIGQLKQLSILKVDQNRLCEVTEAIGDCENLSELILTENLLTALPRSLGKLTKLTNLNVDRNHLEVLPPEIGGCVALSVLSLRDNRLAALPPELAHTAELHVLDVAGNRLRSLPFALTHLNLKALWLAENQAQPMLRFQTEDDAQTGEKVLTCYLLPQQPLPSLEEAGQQSSPSESCSDAPLSRVSVIQFEDTLEGEEDAEEAAAEKRGLQRRATPHPSELKVMKRGIEERRNEAFVCKPDPSPPSPSEEEKRLSAESALSGGSDPSASTASEGEPEILSAEGQGLGQHEAMPGQEEYTEDYNEPTVHFAEDTLTSREDGGSEEGQPESAWPPPSGRQRLIRKDTPHYKKHFKISKLPQPEAVVALLQGVQTDREGPTAGWHNGPHTPWAPRAHEEEEEDEENRDEEEGEATTEEDDKEEAVASAPSVKGVSFDQANNLLIEPARIEEEELTLTIVRQTGGLGISIAGGKGSTPYKGDDEGIFISRVSEEGPAARAGVRVGDKLLEVNGVALQDAEHHEAVEALRGAGTAVQMRVWRERMVEPENAVTITPLRPEDDYSPREWRGGGLRLPLLQPEPPTPIRQRHAACLVRSEKGLGFSIAGGKGSTPYRAGDAGIFISRIAEGGAAHRAGTLQVGDRVLSINGVDMTEARHDHAVSLLTAASPTISLLLERETGGTYPPSPPPHSSPTPTATVAATMTTAIPGEPLLPRLSPSLLASALEGPYPVEEICLPRAGGPLGLSIVGGSDHSSHPFGVQDPGVFISKVLPRGLAARCGLRVGDRILAVNGQDVREATHQEAVSALLRPCLELCLLVRRDPPPPGMRELCIQKAPGEKLGISIRGGAKGHAGNPCDPTDEGIFISKVSPTGAAGRDGRLRVGLRLLEVNQQSLLGLTHAEAVQLLRSVGDTLTVLVCDGFDTSTSTALEVSPGVIANPFAAGLGHRNSLESISSIDRELSPEGPGKEKELANQTLPWEPESAEATGRNLEPLKLDYRVLAAVPSAGSLHRGPSATTGGKMTEAPCSPGSQQPPSPDELPANVKQAYRAFAAVPTVHPPESSAAQPPTPGPAASPEQLSFRERQKYFELEVRVPQAEGPPKRVSLVGADDLRKMQEEEARKLQQKRAQMLREEAVTSGPGMGLASDRESPDDQQEAEQPWAVPSHAGSPSPASPPPLGASAPVRTAKAERRHQERLRMQSPELPAPERALSPAERRALEAEKRALWRAARMKSLEQDALRAQMVLSKSQEGRGKRGPLERLAESPSPAPTPSPTPLEDFGLQTSASPGRLPLSGKKFDYRAFAALPSSRPVYDIQSPDFVEELRTLEPSPSPGPQEEDGEVALVLLGRPSPDAMGPEDMTLCSSRRAVRPGRRGLGPVPS; encoded by the exons ATGCTGAAGTGCATCCCGCTCTGGCGTTGTAACCGGCACGTGGAGTCGGTGGATAAGCGGCATTGCTCGCTGCAGGTTGTGCCAGAGGAGATTTACCGCTACAGTCGTAGCCTCGAGGAACTGCTCCTCGACGCCAACCAGCTGCGCGAGCTACCTAAG CCCTTCTTCCGGCTTTTGAATTTGCGAAAGCTGGGCCTCAGCGACAACGAGATCCAGCGGCTGCCTCCTGAAGTGGCTAACTTCATGCAACTGGTGGAGCTGGATGTGTCCCGGAATG acattcccGAGATCCCTGAGAGCATAAAGTTCTGCAAGGCCCTGGAGATTGCGGACTTCAGTGGGAACCCCCTATCCAG GCTTCCGGATGGCTTCACACAGCTGCGCAGCCTGGCTCACCTGGCCCTGAATGACGTGTCCCTGCAggcactgcctggagatgtggGCAG CCTGGCCAATTTGGTGACCCTGGAACTCCGGGAGAACTTGCTTAAATCTCTCCCTGC GTCCCTGTCTTTCCTGGTGAAGCTAGAACAGCTGGATCTGGGAGGCAATGATCTGGAAGTGCTG CCTGACACTCTGGGAGCTCTGCCTAACCTTCGAGAGCTGTGGCTAGACCGGAACCAACTGTCGGCGCTGCCCCCG GAGCTAGGCAATCTGCGGCGGCTGGTCTGCCTGGATGTGTCAGAGAACAGGCTGGAGGAGCTACCTGTGGAGTTGGGTGGGCTGGCACTGCTCACAGATCTGCTGCTTTCCCAGAACCTGCTTCAGCGGCTGCCAGAGGGCATCG GTCAGCTGAAGCAGCTGTCTATCCTGAAGGTGGACCAGAACCGGCTCTGTGAAGTCACCGAGGCCATAGGGGACTGTGAGAACCTCTCGGAACTGATCCTCACAGAGAACCTGTTAACG GCTTTACCCCGCTCCCTGGGCAAGCTGACCAAACTGACTAACCTCAATGTGGACCGGAATCATCTCGAGGTGCTGCCACCTGAAATCGGAGGCTGTGTGGCCCTTAGTGTCCTGTCTCTGAGAGACAACCGCCTGGCTGCCCTTCCTCCTGAGCTTGCCCATACAGCTGAGCTGCATGTGCTTGACGTAGCCGGGAACCG GCTGCGGAGTCTGCCGTTTGCGCTCACCCACCTCAACCTCAAGGCACTGTGGCTGGCTGAGAACCAGGCACAACCCATGCTCCGCTTCCAGACTGAGGATGATGCCCAGACTGGTGAAAAGGTGCTTACCTGCTACCTGCTGCCCCAGCAGCCCTTGCCAAGTCTCG AAGAGGCTGGACAGCAGAGCAGTCCCTCCGAGAGCTGTAGTGATGCCCCTCTAAGCCGTGTCAGTGTCATCCAGTTCGAGGACACCCTTGAAGGTGAAGAGGATGCTGAGGAGGCTGCAGCTGAGAAGCGG GGCCTACAGCGTCGGGCCACCCCTCATCCCAGTGAGCTCAAGGTGATGAAGAGGGGCATCGAAGAGCGCCGCAACGAGGCCTTTGTCTGCAAGCCCGACCCCAGCCCACCCTCACCTTCGGAGGAG GAGAAGAGGCTGAGTGCAGAGTCTGCCTTGAGTGGAGGCTCTGACCCATCAGCAAGCACAGCCTCCGAAGGAGAGCCTGAGATCCTCTCGGCTGAGGGACAAGGACTAGGCCAGCACGAGGCCATGCCTGGACAGGAGGAATACACAGAGGACTATAATGAG CCCACAGTGCACTTTGCAGAGGACACACTGACCTCTAGGGAAGACGGTGGAAGTGAAGAGGGGCAGCCTGAGTCCGCCTGGCCGCCACCCAGTGGACGCCAGAGGCTCATCCGCAAAGACACACCCCACTATAAGAAGCACTTCAAGATCTCCAAGCTCCCGCAGCCTGAAGCTGTTGTGGCCCTGCTACAAGGGGtgcagacagacagggagggcCCCACCGCAGGTTGGCACAATGGCCCACACACACCTTGGGCTCCTCGAGcccatgaggaggaggaagaggacgaggagaACAGGGATGAGGAAGAAGGCGAGGCCACCACAGAAGAAGATGACAAAGAAGAGGCTGTGGCTTCTGCTCCCTCTGTCAAG GGGGTGTCGTTTGACCAGGCCAATAACCTGCTGATAGAGCCTGCTCGCATTGAGGAGGAAGAG TTAACACTCACGATCGTGCGGCAGACAGGGGGCCTGGGCATCAGTATCGCAGGGGGAAAAGGCTCCACCCCCTACAAAGGAGACGATGAG ggcattttcatCTCTCGGGTGTCTGAAGAGGGTCCTGCAGCCCGTGCTGGAGTGCGAGTTGGTGACAAACTTCTCGAG GTGAACGGTGTGGCCTTGCAGGATGCAGAGCACCATGAGGCTGTGGAAGCACTTCGGGGAGCAGGCACTGCTGTGCAGATGCGTGTGTGGAGGGAGAGGATGGTGGAGCCCGAGAACGCTGTCACCATCACCCCACTACGCCCTGAGGATGACTACAGTCCCCGGGAGTGGCGGGGAGGTGGCCTGCGCCTGCCCCTGCTCCAGCCCGAGCCCCCCACACCTATCCGTCAGCGCCACGCCGCCTGTCTTGTGCGCAGTGAAAAGGGCCTAGGCTTCAGCATCGCCGGGGGAAAGGGCTCCACGCCTTACCGGGCTGGTGATGCG GGCATCTTTATATCTCGCATTGCAGAGGGAGGGGCTGCCCACCGGGCAGGCACTCTACAAGTTGGCGACCGTGTCCTCTCG ATCAATGGAGTGGACATGACTGAGGCAAGGCACGATCATGCTGTCTCCCTGCTGACTGCTGCTTCCCCTACCATTTCCCTGCTCCTGGAGCGGGAGACTGGAGGGACTTACCCACCTAGCCCCCCGCCACATTCCTCCCCAACCCCTACCGCAACTGTTGCTGCTACCATGACCACTGCCATCCCCGGGGAACCTCTGCTGCCTAGGCTATCCCCTAGCCTCTTGGCCTCTGCCTTGGAAGGACCATACCCTGTGGAG GAAATCTGCCTGCCCAGGGCTGGTGGTCCACTGGGGCTTAGCATTGTAGGCGGCTCTGATCACTCCAGCCACCCATTTGGTGTCCAGGATCCTGGTGTATTCATCTCCAAG GTGCTTCCTCGGGGCCTAGCTGCTCGCTGTGGCCTTCGGGTTGGGGACCGCATCCTAGCAGTGAATGGGCAGGATGTTCGGGAGGCCACACATCAAGAGGCAGTTAGTGCCCTGCTCAGGCCCTGCCTGGAGCTATGTCTGCTTGTGCGGAGGGATCCTCCACCCCCAGGCATGCGGGAACTCTGCATCCAGAAGGCCCCTGGGGAGAAGCTGGGTATCAGTATCCGAGGAGGTGCCAAGGGTCACGCTGGGAACCCCTGTGACCCTACAGATGAGGGCATCTTTATCTCCAAG GTGAGCCCTACGGGAGCTGCCGGGCGTGATGGGCGGCTGCGTGTGGGGCTGCGGCTGCTTGAGGTGAACCAACAGAGCCTGCTGGGCCTTACACATGCTGAGGCAGTGCAGCTGCTGCGCAGCGTGGGTGATACCCTCACCGTGCTTGTCTGCGATGGCTTTGACACCAGCACCAGCACAGCCCTGGAG GTGTCCCCAGGTGTCATTGCCAACCCATTTGCAGCAGGCCTTGGCCACAGGAACAGTCTGGAAAGCATTTCATCCATTGACCGGGAACTGAGTCCTGAAGGCCCAGGCAAG GAGAAAGAGTTGGCCAATCAAACCCTTCCCTGGGAGCCTGAGTCTGCAGAGGCCACG GGTCGGAATCTAGAGCCCCTAAAGCTGGACTACCGTGTCCTGGCTGCCGTGCCCAGTGCTGGGAGTTTACACAGA GGACCATCTGCGACCACTGGAGGAAAGATGACCGAGGCCCCCTGTTCCCCTGGCAGTCAGCAA CCGCCCTCCCCTGATGAGCTGCCAGCCAATGTGAAGCAGGCGTATAGGGCCTTCGCAGCTGTGCCCACCGTGCATCCTCCTGAGAGCAGTGCTGCCCAG CCGCCCACACCTGGTCCCGCAGCCTCCCCAGAGCAGCTGTCCTTCCGTGAACGACAAAAGTACTTCGAGCTGGAGGTGCGGGTGCCTCAAGCAGAGGGTCCCCCAAAGCGTGTGTCCCTGGTGGGCGCTGATGACCTGCGGAagatgcaggaggaggaag CTCGCAAGCTgcagcagaagagggcacagaTGCTTCGGGAAGAAGCAGTAACCTCAGGGCCTGGCATGGGGCTCGCCTCAGACAGGGAGTCCCCAGACGATCAGCAGGAGGCTGAGCAGCCCTGGGCTGTGCCAAGCCATGCAGGAAG CCCTAGCCCGGcatcacccccacccctgggAGCCAGCGCCCCTGTGAGGACAGCCAAAGCTGAGCGACGCCACCAGGAACGGTTGCGCATGCAGAGCCCTGAGCTTCCTGCCCCTGAGCGGGCCCTGTCTCCTGCAGAGCGAagggctctggaggcagagaagcGAGCCCTGTGGAGGGCAGCCAG AATGAAGTCTCTGGAGCAGGATGCCCTCCGTGCACAGATGGTCCTCAGCAAGTCCCAGGAAGGCCGCGGCAAGAGAGGACCCTTGGAGCGGCTGGCTGAGTCCCCTTCACCtgcacccaccccatcccccaccccattaGAAG ACTTCGGCCTCCAGACCAGTGCCTCCCCTGGACGCTTG CCTTTGTCTGGAAAGAAGTTTGACTACAGGGCCTTCGCAGCCCTGCCCTCTTCCAGACCTGTGTATGACATTCAG TCACCAGATTTCGTGGAGGAGCTGAGGACTTTGGAACCATCTCCCAGTCCTG GCCCacaggaagaagatggagaagtgGCCCTGGTGCTCCTTGGCAGGCCCTCACCTGATGCCATGGGCCCTGAAGATATGACGCTGTGCAGTAGCCGTCGGGCTGTGCGGCCTGGACGCCGGGGCCTGGGCCCTGTGCCCTCCTAG